Proteins encoded by one window of Mercenaria mercenaria strain notata chromosome 4, MADL_Memer_1, whole genome shotgun sequence:
- the LOC128556591 gene encoding uncharacterized protein LOC128556591, which produces MGHAEVVSDSDLQVVNGHEWYIPHHGVFHPKKPGKLRVVFACSAVFNGQSLNSHLLQGPDLTNTLIGVLCRFRMEKVAFACDIEQMFHQFRVAEKDRNYLRFFWWSDSSMKQPVVYRMCVHLFGVSSSPGCANFGLKQTAKDNELEFGEEVANFLRHNFYVDDGLKSVPSVEEAIRMIDSIILVGKQILQQLCAQNADWDDPVPDNLKSKWEQWRNELNILGSLRISRCFKPKEFGEVISAEIHHFSDASMDGYGQCSYLRLIDNKGQVSCSLLMSKARVAPLKPITIPRLELAAAVVSVKISVLLRQELQFPDALENFWTDSKVVIGYVGNDSRRFHVYIANRVQQIRSHSDPSQWRYAESELNPVDIASRGSSAYALVHKSNWFKVPDFLWNSQLPPIENVIPPLPDDGKELKKAHTFRTFGASTNLGEICSRFEYFSSWRRLKLAVALCLKYIVCLNKRVRSSKAEQPIAQTEGEASCQSAVSVEVLLVADQIVVKAVQADAFYEEIKTLPVT; this is translated from the exons ATGGGTCATGCTGAAGTTGTGAGTGACTCTGACCTACAAGTTGTCAATGGCCATGAGTGGTACATACCCCATCATGGTGTTTTTCACCCAAAGAAGCCAGGCAAGCTTCGAGTAGTGTTTGCTTGTAGTGCTGTGTTTAATGGACAAAGTTTAAACAGTCACCTTCTACAAGGTCCTGACTTAACAAACACCCTTATTGGAGTCCTCTGTCGCTTTCGCATGGAAAAGGTTGCATTTGCGTGCGACATTGAACAaatgtttcatcaatttagaGTCGCCGAGAAAGATCGAAACTACTTGAGGTTCTTTTGGTGGTCAGATAGTAGTATGAAACAACCTGTAGTGTATCGTATGTGTGTTCACCTATTCGGCGTCAGTTCATCCCCTGGTTGCGCAAATTTTGGGTTAAAACAGACTGCCAAGGACAATGAACTTGAGTTTGGAGAAGAAGTAGCTAACTTCTTGCGACACAATTTTTATGTGGATGATGGACTCAAGTCTGTTCCTTCTGTCGAAGAAGCTATTCGCATGATAGATTCTA TTATCCTTGTAGGCAAGCAGATACTGCAGCAGCTATGTGCACAGAATGCAGACTGGGATGATCCAGTTCCTGACAACTTAAAATCAAAATGGGAGCAGTGGAGAAATGAGCTTAACATTCTTGGGTCACTTAGAATAAGCAGATGTTTTAAGCCTAAGGAGTTTGGTGAAGTCATATCTGCTGAAATACATCACTTTTCAGATGCAAGCATGGACGGCTATGGTCAGTGTTCATACCTCAGATTAATCGATAACAAGGGCCAGGTCAGTTGTTCTCTTCTTATGAGTAAGGCTAGAGTTGCACCACTTAAGCCTATCACTATTCCTCGTCTTGAGCTGGCTGCAGCTGTTGTCTCAGTAAAAATTAGCGTCTTATTACGACAAGAGTTACAATTTCCAGATGCACTTGAGAATTTTTGGACTGATAGTAAGGTAGTTATTGGTTATGTTGGGAACGATTCACGGAGATTTCATGTGTATATAGCTAATCGTGTCCAACAGATTAGAAGTCACAGTGATCCATCCCAGTGGAGGTATGCTGAGTCAGAACTCAATCCTGTGGATATTGCATCAAGGGGTTCATCGGCTTATGCCCTTGTACACAAGTCCAATTGGTTTAAAGTCCCAGATTTCCTGTGGAATAGTCAACTTCCACCTATCGAAAATGTAATCCCGCCTTTGCCAGATGATGGTAAGGAGCTAAAAAAGGCTCATACATTTAGAACCTTTGGTGCTTCTACCAATCTAGGGGAAATCTGTTCGCGTTTCGAGTATTTCTCTAGCTGGAGACGATTGAAACTTGCAGTTGCTCTATGTCTTAAGTACATTGTCTGTCTTAACAAACGTGTTAGGTCGTCCAAAGCTGAACAGCCGATTGCTCAGACTGAGGGAGAGGCGAGTTGTCAGTCTGCCGTATCAGTGGAAGTTTTGTTAGTAGCAGATCAAATCGTTGTCAAGGCTGTGCAAGCGGATGCATTTTATGAAGAAATTAAAACTCTCCCCGTAACCTAA